Sequence from the Halobaculum rubrum genome:
GCTTTCGCGCCGACGACGGCGTTCTTCCCCACGCGGCAGCCCGCCGAGATCATCGAGTCGTAGGTGACACGCGCGTCGTCGTCGACGATCGTGTGGTAGTTGTCGACGTGCGTCTGGTCGACGACGTCGTGGTCGTGGCTGTACACGTGTGCGGAGTCGGAGATGGAGACGCGATCGCCGATGGTGAGCTTCCCGCGGTCGTCGAGGTGGACGTCGTCGTGGACGACGGTGTTGTCGCCGATCTCGATGTTGTGGCCGTAGGTGAACGTGATCCCTTTGAACAGCCGGAGGTCGTCGCCGGCGTCGTCGAACAGGTGGTTCGCGAGCATCTGTCGGAAGCGGAGCGCGAACGCGATGTTGTCGGCCATCGGCGTCGCGTCGAACTGCCGCCACAGCCACTGGAGATGTTTCGAACGGGTGTACCGCTGTTCGTCCTTCTCGGCGTAGTACTCCGACTCCAGCGTCGCGTTACACGGATCGTACCCCTGCAGCCGGGCGCGCTCGGCGGGCGTCACGTCGCCGCCCGCCCGCCACCGCTCGTAGGCGTCGCGGTCGCCGAACAGGTCCACGAGCGTGTCGCGGACGATCTCACAGGCGTCCTCGTCGGACGACAGCCGGTCGTCCACCTGCTCGATGAAGGCGGTCACGCCCTCGTCCGCCTCAGCGGGGAGGGACACGTGGCGCTTGGTCATACCGCCACGATTGGCCGTGACGAGTCATAGGGGTTCGGATATGCGAAGTCGCCGCTGACCCGCCGCGCGCACGGAAGCGACAGCGGTTAGGGTCCGCCTTCCCTGCGACCGATAATGAGCGATCTCGACGGTACGGCGGGCGCCGACACGGGGGCCGACGCCGAGTCGGTCCGGCCCCGGACGCCGGCGTGGACCCGCGAGCAGGCGGGCGGGCTCGCCCGGGTCGACGACGCCGTGAAGCCGGTGATCTACCCGCCCGCGGAGCCGGTCAGCGACGAAGTGTATCTGTGGGACACCTGGCTGTTGCGCGAGCGCGACGGCTCCATCGCCGACGTGGGGGGGTACCGCGTCGCCTTCGCGCTCACCGCGCCGCGGGACCTGCTCCCCGGGAAGCGTCACGACGTGGCGACGATCCGCTGTTTCTACTCCGCCGACGGCGAGTCGTGGGAGTCCGCCGGCCCCGTCTTCGAGGGGAGCGACCCGCTCGGCTCGCGCCAGTGGGCCGGCTGTGCGCTGTGGGACCCGGATGGAACGGGGCCGTCGGACCTGTACTGCTACTACACCGCCGCCGGCGAGGCCGGCGAGGCGGACCTGAGCTACACCCAGCACCTCGCGCTCGCGACCGGCGGCACCCTCGTTGCCGAGGGCGGAGGCCTGCACGTCGAGGGAACGTTCGCTCACGAGTCCCTCCTGCATCCGGACGGCGTCCGGTACGAGACCGAGGAACAGTCGCGCGGGATGATCTACACGTTCCGCGACCCGTGGTTCTTCGAGGACCCCGCGACCGGCGAGCCCCACCTGCTGTTCGAGGCGAACGTCCCCGTCCCGGAGGGCAGCGACGCCTGCGACGGCGACGCGGTCGGCCAGGAGTTCAACGGTGCGGTCGGCATCGCCGACTCCCCGACCGGGGATCCGACCGAGTGGGAGCTTCGAGCCCCCGTGCTCCACTCCACGTGCGTCAACCAGGAACTGGAGCGGCCGCACGTCGTCGTGCGCGACGGCCGCTACTACCTGTTCGTTTCCAGCCACGAGCACACGTTCGCGCCGGGAATCGACGGGTTCGACGCGCTGTACGGCTTCGTCGCCGACTCCCTGCACGGCGACTACCGCCCGCTCAACGACACCGGACTCGTGCTCACGAACCCCGCGAACGCGCCGTTCCAGACGTACTCGTGGCTCGCGTTCCCCCACGACGAGGAGCTGCTCGTCACCTCCTTCTTCAACTACTACGACCTGGAGGGCCGCACGCTGGATCAGGTCGCCGAACTGCCGCCCGAGGAGCAGTTCCAGCGCTTCGGGGGCACGCTCTCGCCGACGATCCGGATCGACCTCGACGGCGACCGAACCCGGGTGCTCGGGAAGCTCGCGCACGGCCACATCCCGCTCCCCGGAGAAGCCCTCCCCGACTTGCCCACACGCGACGTGGACGCCGGTCGCGACGGCTACGGTGCCTCGCGGTGACGACGGCGTAGTCGAACCGCGCTCTCGTCTCGCCTACCGCCCGGTCGACGTGGGCCACGTGCCGGCCATCGTCCACGCGTCGATCTCGACCGCCGCGCTCCCGTCGACCGCGAACGCCGACACGCGATCGGCGTCGGCACGGGTCGGGTACACCCGGGTCGTGAGACAGCGGCGCTCGTTCGCGAACAGTTCTAGCGTCGACCCGTCGACGAAGACCCGCAGCGACAGTTCCGCGTCGTCCTCCGCCGTCGGCGACGCGCCGTCCGCGTCGCCGCCAGCGAGCAGGTCGCCGACGGGCATCCCGCGCGGCGCCCGGTTCACGCGCTCGTCGCCGCCGCTGTCGCCGCGGTCGACGGTCACCGTCTCGCCGTCGTAGCGGACCACGGTGCGCTCGGTCGCCGCGGGCGACTCCAGCACCGACAGGCCGACCGCCTCGGCGTCGCCGAGACGGAGCGTGCAGTCGAGTTCGAGCGCGGCGCCGCGGACATCGAGCAGGCGTTCCTCCCCATCGAGCGTGAGGGTCTCCGACAGCGCGTGGTCCTCGCGCGCCGCCGTCAACTCCGGCGCGGGGCGCTGTCGCAGCAGTCCGTCCTCGCCGGTGTCGATCACCCGCGGGACCGACATCGTTCCGGACCAGCCGGCGTCCCACTGGGCGCTCCCGTCGCGCGTCTCGGGGAGCCAGCCCCACGTGAGGTACCGGTCGTGTTCCTCGTCCCACAGCGACTGCGGCGCGTAGAAGTCGCCGTGGTCGAGCAGGCCGGCCTCGCGCACGTCGAACTCCGGCGCGGGGTCGTCACTCCCGGCGGGCGCGTCCGGGCCGCCCAAGTCAGCGTCGCCGAGGTAGTACGCCACGCGGTCGTCGTCGGAGACGTGCAGCAGGCGGGCGTCATCGAAGGTCAGGAGCTCGGGGCACTCCCAGACGGGCGCGCCGCGGGGTCCCTCGCCCGCGTGGAACACGCCGACGTACTCCCACTCGTCGAGGGTGTCGCCGCGGTACAGCAGCGCCGCCCCGTCGCCCTCGTGGGCGTCGTCGTTCCCGGCGGGAGGGTCCTTCTCGCTGTCCGCGCCGGTGTCGCCGACCCCGTCGGCGCCGCCCGCGGCGGCCGCCGTCGCGCCGGTCGACTCGTGACCGCCGGCGACCCCGGAGCCGATCAGGTGATACCAGACGCCGTTCTCGCGCCAGACGTTGTGGTCGCGGAACTCGGCGGCCCAGTCGGCCGTTCCGTACACGTTCTCCCCCTCCGGCGCCGACTCGATCACGGGGTTGCCGGCGTGTTTCTCCCACGAGTCGAGTCCGGGGTCGTCGGCCGTCGCCAGACACGGCAGTTGGTCACGGCCGCGCCCGCCTGTGTACAGCAGGGTGGGAGTCCCGTCGGTGTCGATCACGGTGCAGCCGGACCAGCAGCCGTCGCGGTCGGGACCGTCGGGGTCCGGCGCGAGCGCGACAGGTCGGTCCTCCCAGTGAACGAGGTCGTCGCTGACGGCGTGCCCCCAGTGAATTGCGTTGTGAAACGGTCCGCCGGGGTTGTACTGATAGCAGACGTGATACTCGCCGTCGTGTTTGATCAGTCCGTTCGGGTCGTTGAGCCAGTTCGCCGGCGGGGAGAGGTGGTACGCGGGCCGGTGGCGGTCGTCCGCGAGCCGCTCGCGTAGCGCGGCGAACCCCTCGGCCGTCGACGGCCGTCCGGTGAACGCCGGCAGCGTCCCGCGCCCGAGCGTCGCGAACGCGTTCCGCAGCAGGCGCTCGCGCTCGTACCCGTGGCCGTCGTCCGGGCCGTCGAACCGGAGCGTGCCGCCGAGGCCGATCACCGCACCGCACTCCGCGGCGTCGCGCTCGATGTCGCCCCCGCCGACAGCACCACCGACGCGCCACTCGACCACCGCCTTTTCGGGGTGGATGTCGTGGCCGCCGTGGGTCGCACAGGCGAGCACGTCGCCGTTCGCCGGCAGCAGGTCGTCGTAGCGGGCGTACGCCGCCTCGCCGCCCGGTCCCACGACGGGGATCCGTGGCGGGCCGCCGGCGTCCGGGTCGCCGAACCCCTCGAACAGCGGGTGGTCGCGGTGGATCTCCCGAACGCGGTAGCCGGCCACGTCGTCCGAGTGCGTCGCGCCGGTCGCGTCCGGCGCGATCGAGTCGATCCTGAGCGGCACGACCGCGGGGAGCGCCCGCGCGCTGAGGAGGAGTCCGCCGCCGGACTCGAGGTACGAGCGGACCGCGGGGCCGGCGTCGGCGACGGGGGCGTCGCAGTCGTCGAACGGGGCGTCGCGGTGCCACCACAGCGCATCGAACGCGTCGAGGTCGACCTCGCCGCCGGCGACGGCCGACAGCGACACCGACTCGACGGACGCGGCGACCCGCTCGGCGACCGAGCGCGCGGACCGACGCTCCGCGCTGTGCTCGTCAGCCGCGAGCACCCCAACGTGAACCGGGGCCGTGTGCATGGATCGAGGGATTCACTCGGCGGCGAAAAAGCGTTCGCGTCGCGGGCGCCCGGCGACCGACACTCGGTCGCCGCCGCAGTCGGTACCCGGTCGCTCCCGTCGTCGTCGCCCGAGCGACGCGGCAACCGGGTCGGATAAGTGGCGGCGGCGCCAAACGCGGGGCATGCAGTACCGAGAACTCGGCGACTCGGGCGTCGAAGTGAGCGAGGTGGCCTTCGGTGCGTGGGTCGTCGGCACCGACTGGTGGGGCGACCGCTCGGACGAGGACGCCGTCGACATGGTCCAGCACGCGCTGGACGAGGGCGTCACGTTCTTCGACACCGGCGACGTGTACGGGCACGGCCGGTCCGAGGAGCTCATCGGGGAGGCGCTCGGCGAGTATCGCGACGAGGTCACCGTCGGCACGAAGGTCGGCTACGACTTCTACAACAACGCGCAGGCCGGCCACGGCGAGATCCCCAAGGACCTCTCGCCCGACTACCTCCGGAGCGCGGTCGAACGGAGTCTCGACCGACTCGACATGGAGTACCTCGACGTGCTGTTCCTCCACAACGCGAACGTCGACGAGGTGACCGACGAGGTGCTGGAGGAGCTGTACGCCATGCGCGAGGAGGGCCTGTACGACGCGCTCGGCTGGGCGCTCGGCCCCTCGATCGGCTGGCTCGCCGAGGGCGACCGCGCGGTCGAGCTCGACTTCGACGCGGTCCAGACCGTCTACAACCTCCTCGAGCAGACGCCCGGCCGGCACTTCCTCGACACGGTCCGCGAGGAGGGCGCCGACACGAGCCTCATCGCGCGCGTCCCCCACTCCTCGGGGCTCCTGAACAAGCAGGTCACCCCCGACACCGAACTCGGCAAGGGCGACCACCGCGCGCACCGGCCGCAGGCGTGGTTCGAGACCGGCTGGGAGAAGGTCGAGGCCATCGAGTTCCTCGAACGGAACGGCGAGCGGACGATGGGCCAGGCGTCGATCCAGTACCTCCTCGACGACGAGGAGGTCGCGAGCGTCATCCCCACGTTCCGCTCGGTCGACGACATCGACGAGTGGGCCGCCGCGCCCGACACGCCCCGCCTCAGCGACGAGGAGCGCCGGCGCGTCGACGAGCTGTACGCCGAGAACTTCGGGATCGACCGCGACGACGGCATGAACCCCGAGGACTTCCGCACGTCCGTCGGCGGCGAGGACCTCCGCAACGCCGGCGTGCTCCCGCCGGAGCCCGCCGACTGAGGGCCGCGACGTGACCGACAACCGAACGC
This genomic interval carries:
- a CDS encoding acyltransferase; its protein translation is MTKRHVSLPAEADEGVTAFIEQVDDRLSSDEDACEIVRDTLVDLFGDRDAYERWRAGGDVTPAERARLQGYDPCNATLESEYYAEKDEQRYTRSKHLQWLWRQFDATPMADNIAFALRFRQMLANHLFDDAGDDLRLFKGITFTYGHNIEIGDNTVVHDDVHLDDRGKLTIGDRVSISDSAHVYSHDHDVVDQTHVDNYHTIVDDDARVTYDSMISAGCRVGKNAVVGAKATVQGDVPDHHIAVGSPARSVRVKPGWESVADPVEDKLTNRADERRVAFDLPDDLDVFDEFQRDLTPPDGVDAPDAE
- a CDS encoding glycoside hydrolase family 68 protein — encoded protein: MSDLDGTAGADTGADAESVRPRTPAWTREQAGGLARVDDAVKPVIYPPAEPVSDEVYLWDTWLLRERDGSIADVGGYRVAFALTAPRDLLPGKRHDVATIRCFYSADGESWESAGPVFEGSDPLGSRQWAGCALWDPDGTGPSDLYCYYTAAGEAGEADLSYTQHLALATGGTLVAEGGGLHVEGTFAHESLLHPDGVRYETEEQSRGMIYTFRDPWFFEDPATGEPHLLFEANVPVPEGSDACDGDAVGQEFNGAVGIADSPTGDPTEWELRAPVLHSTCVNQELERPHVVVRDGRYYLFVSSHEHTFAPGIDGFDALYGFVADSLHGDYRPLNDTGLVLTNPANAPFQTYSWLAFPHDEELLVTSFFNYYDLEGRTLDQVAELPPEEQFQRFGGTLSPTIRIDLDGDRTRVLGKLAHGHIPLPGEALPDLPTRDVDAGRDGYGASR
- a CDS encoding GH32 C-terminal domain-containing protein, which produces MHTAPVHVGVLAADEHSAERRSARSVAERVAASVESVSLSAVAGGEVDLDAFDALWWHRDAPFDDCDAPVADAGPAVRSYLESGGGLLLSARALPAVVPLRIDSIAPDATGATHSDDVAGYRVREIHRDHPLFEGFGDPDAGGPPRIPVVGPGGEAAYARYDDLLPANGDVLACATHGGHDIHPEKAVVEWRVGGAVGGGDIERDAAECGAVIGLGGTLRFDGPDDGHGYERERLLRNAFATLGRGTLPAFTGRPSTAEGFAALRERLADDRHRPAYHLSPPANWLNDPNGLIKHDGEYHVCYQYNPGGPFHNAIHWGHAVSDDLVHWEDRPVALAPDPDGPDRDGCWSGCTVIDTDGTPTLLYTGGRGRDQLPCLATADDPGLDSWEKHAGNPVIESAPEGENVYGTADWAAEFRDHNVWRENGVWYHLIGSGVAGGHESTGATAAAAGGADGVGDTGADSEKDPPAGNDDAHEGDGAALLYRGDTLDEWEYVGVFHAGEGPRGAPVWECPELLTFDDARLLHVSDDDRVAYYLGDADLGGPDAPAGSDDPAPEFDVREAGLLDHGDFYAPQSLWDEEHDRYLTWGWLPETRDGSAQWDAGWSGTMSVPRVIDTGEDGLLRQRPAPELTAAREDHALSETLTLDGEERLLDVRGAALELDCTLRLGDAEAVGLSVLESPAATERTVVRYDGETVTVDRGDSGGDERVNRAPRGMPVGDLLAGGDADGASPTAEDDAELSLRVFVDGSTLELFANERRCLTTRVYPTRADADRVSAFAVDGSAAVEIDAWTMAGTWPTSTGR
- a CDS encoding aldo/keto reductase; protein product: MQYRELGDSGVEVSEVAFGAWVVGTDWWGDRSDEDAVDMVQHALDEGVTFFDTGDVYGHGRSEELIGEALGEYRDEVTVGTKVGYDFYNNAQAGHGEIPKDLSPDYLRSAVERSLDRLDMEYLDVLFLHNANVDEVTDEVLEELYAMREEGLYDALGWALGPSIGWLAEGDRAVELDFDAVQTVYNLLEQTPGRHFLDTVREEGADTSLIARVPHSSGLLNKQVTPDTELGKGDHRAHRPQAWFETGWEKVEAIEFLERNGERTMGQASIQYLLDDEEVASVIPTFRSVDDIDEWAAAPDTPRLSDEERRRVDELYAENFGIDRDDGMNPEDFRTSVGGEDLRNAGVLPPEPAD